One region of Salvelinus sp. IW2-2015 linkage group LG6.1, ASM291031v2, whole genome shotgun sequence genomic DNA includes:
- the LOC111964944 gene encoding matrilin-2 isoform X2 → MRSLTLGLFCLLCCDAVRVDHRDRRRSRPSALSTGRNDSAAQSNSVESLCKGKPLDFVFIIDSSRSVRPSDYEKVKIFITNILAFLDVGPEATRIGLLQYGSVVQNEFSLNTYSRKADVERAVKAMDHLATGTMTGLAIQYTMETAFTEPEGARPADMHIPRIAMIVTDGRPQDMVEEVAAQARQAGIQIFAIGVGRVDMNTLRAIGSEPHSEHVYLVANFSQIETLTSVFQSNLCGAEDLCDVVDHGCAHICANVAGVPGYECRCRLGYELNEDERTCRRIDYCDLGNHGCQHDCVSSSESYICRCTRGYVLNLDGKTCSKIDHCALGDHGCEHECVNTEDSFFCNCHEGYILRPDNKTCKKLDPCSLGNHGCEHDCVNTEDSFVCRCREGYKLRPDNRTCKKAVCGDGVMDLVFVIDGSKSLGPANFELVKQFVNGIVDSLDVSGTGTHVGLLQYSSKVRTEFILGQYTSGRDINRAVSRMQYMGRGSMTGAALRHMFEYSFSAKEGARPDIPRVSIVFTDGRSQDDVSKWATKAKDTGITIYALGVGKAIEEELREIASEPDDKHLYYAEDFSSMGEITDKLKSRICKEKPSPQDMCKCENVMLFQRQVNEQLRRLTQNIDVVSKRMETLENQLGHE, encoded by the exons ATGAGGTCTCTGACCCTTGGGCTCTTTTGCCTGCTCTGCTGCGATGCAGTCCGAGTGGACCACAGAGACAGACGTCGTTCCAGACCATCCGCCCTGTCCACAGGACGCAATGACTCGGCCGCCCAGTCCAACTCAGTGG AGAGCCTGTGTAAAGGGAAGCCCCTGGATTTTGTGTTCATAATCGATAGCTCCCGCAGCGTGCGTCCCAGCGACTACGAAAAGGTCAAGATCTTCATCACCAACATCCTGGCCTTCCTGGACGTGGGGCCGGAGGCGACGCGCATCGGGCTGCTGCAGTATGGCAGTGTGGTGCAGAACGAGTTCTCCCTCAACACCTACAGCAGAAAG GCAGATGTGGAGCGGGCGGTGAAGGCCATGGACCACCTGGCCACCGGCACCATGACCGGCCTGGCTATCCAGTACACCATGGAGACGGCCTTCACCGAGCCAGAGGGCGCCCGGCCCGCCGACATGCACATCCCCCGCATCGCCATGATTGTAACGGACGGGCGCCCCCAGGACATGGTGGAGGAGGTGGCGGCACAGGCCCGGCAGGCGGGCATCCAGATCTTCGCCATCGGAGTGGGCAGGGTGGATATGAACACGCTGCGGGCCATCGGGAGTGAGCCCCACTCGGAGCATGTGTACCTGGTGGCCAACTTCAGCCAGATAGAGACCCTCACCTCCGTCTTCCAGTCCAATCTGTGTGGAG CGGAAGACCTGTGTGATGTGGTGGACCATGGCTGTGCCCATATCTGTGCCAATGTGGCAGGGGTACCAGGCTACGAGTGTCGCTGCCGGCTTGGGTATGAACTCAACGAGGACGAGAGGACGTGCCGAA GAATAGATTACTGTGACCTGGGGAACCATGGCTGTCAGCATGACTGTGTCAGCTCTTCCGAGTCTTACATCTGTAGATGCACGAGGGGCTATGTTCTCAACCTCGATGGCAAGACCTGCAGCA AGAttgaccactgtgctcttggcgACCATGGGTGTGAACATGAGTGTGTGAACACTGAAGATTCATTTTTCTGTAACTGCCATGAAGGCTACATACTCAGACCTGATAATAAAACCTGCAAAA AGCTTGATCCATGTTCCCTTGGTAACCATGGGTGTGAGCATGACTGTGTGAACACTGAAGATTCATTTGTGTGTAGATGTCGAGAAGGCTACAAACTCAGACCTGATAACAGAACCTGCAAGA AGGCAGTGTGTGGAGATGGAGTGATGGATCTGGTATTTGTAATTGACGGCTCTAAGAGCCTGGGACCGGCCAACTTTGAGCTGGTCAAGCAGTTTGTGAATGGCATCGTGGACTCTCTGGACGTGTCCGGCACGGGCACCCACGTGGGGCTGCTGCAGTACTCCAGTAAGGTCCGCACAGAGTTCATCCTGGGTCAGTATACCTCAGGCCGGGACATCAACAGGGCCGTGTCGCGGATGCAGTACATGGGCAGAGGATCCATGACGGGTGCTGCACTGCGTCACATGTTTGAGTACAGCTTCTCTGCCAAGGAGGGGGCCAGGCCCGACATACCACGGGTCAGCATCGTGTTCACCGACGGACGATCCCAGGATGATGTGTCGAAATGGGCCACTAAGGCAAAGGATACTG GTATCACGATATATGCACTTGGTGTTGGTAAAGCCATCGAAGAGGAGCTCAGGGAAATTGCTTCCGAGCCAGATGATAAGCATTTGTACTATGCTGAAGATTTTAGCAGCATGGGAGAAATTACAGACAAATTGAAGTCACGGATATGTAAAG AGAAACCCTCCCCTCAAGATATGTGTAAGTGTGAGAACGTGATGCTCTTCCAGAGGCAGGTCAACGAACAGCTTAGGAGACTGACCCAGAATA TTGATGTTGTGTCAAAAAGGATGGAGACCCTTGAGAATCAGCTTGGACACGAATGA
- the LOC111964944 gene encoding matrilin-2 isoform X3 — protein sequence MRSLTLGLFCLLCCDAVRVDHRDRRRSRPSALSTGRNDSAAQSNSVESLCKGKPLDFVFIIDSSRSVRPSDYEKVKIFITNILAFLDVGPEATRIGLLQYGSVVQNEFSLNTYSRKADVERAVKAMDHLATGTMTGLAIQYTMETAFTEPEGARPADMHIPRIAMIVTDGRPQDMVEEVAAQARQAGIQIFAIGVGRVDMNTLRAIGSEPHSEHVYLVANFSQIETLTSVFQSNLCGGTDLCSVMDHQCDHLCVSAPASYMCRCRKGYTLNSDGKTCRAEDLCDVVDHGCAHICANVAGVPGYECRCRLGYELNEDERTCRRIDYCDLGNHGCQHDCVSSSESYICRCTRGYVLNLDGKTCSKIDHCALGDHGCEHECVNTEDSFFCNCHEGYILRPDNKTCKKAVCGDGVMDLVFVIDGSKSLGPANFELVKQFVNGIVDSLDVSGTGTHVGLLQYSSKVRTEFILGQYTSGRDINRAVSRMQYMGRGSMTGAALRHMFEYSFSAKEGARPDIPRVSIVFTDGRSQDDVSKWATKAKDTGITIYALGVGKAIEEELREIASEPDDKHLYYAEDFSSMGEITDKLKSRICKEKPSPQDMCKCENVMLFQRQVNEQLRRLTQNIDVVSKRMETLENQLGHE from the exons ATGAGGTCTCTGACCCTTGGGCTCTTTTGCCTGCTCTGCTGCGATGCAGTCCGAGTGGACCACAGAGACAGACGTCGTTCCAGACCATCCGCCCTGTCCACAGGACGCAATGACTCGGCCGCCCAGTCCAACTCAGTGG AGAGCCTGTGTAAAGGGAAGCCCCTGGATTTTGTGTTCATAATCGATAGCTCCCGCAGCGTGCGTCCCAGCGACTACGAAAAGGTCAAGATCTTCATCACCAACATCCTGGCCTTCCTGGACGTGGGGCCGGAGGCGACGCGCATCGGGCTGCTGCAGTATGGCAGTGTGGTGCAGAACGAGTTCTCCCTCAACACCTACAGCAGAAAG GCAGATGTGGAGCGGGCGGTGAAGGCCATGGACCACCTGGCCACCGGCACCATGACCGGCCTGGCTATCCAGTACACCATGGAGACGGCCTTCACCGAGCCAGAGGGCGCCCGGCCCGCCGACATGCACATCCCCCGCATCGCCATGATTGTAACGGACGGGCGCCCCCAGGACATGGTGGAGGAGGTGGCGGCACAGGCCCGGCAGGCGGGCATCCAGATCTTCGCCATCGGAGTGGGCAGGGTGGATATGAACACGCTGCGGGCCATCGGGAGTGAGCCCCACTCGGAGCATGTGTACCTGGTGGCCAACTTCAGCCAGATAGAGACCCTCACCTCCGTCTTCCAGTCCAATCTGTGTGGAG GTACAGACCTGTGCTCTGTGATGGACCATCAGTGTGATCACCTCTGTGTGAGCGCCCCAGCCTCCTATATGTGCCGGTGTAGAAAGGGTTACACCCTTAACTCTGATGGCAAGACCTGCCGCG CGGAAGACCTGTGTGATGTGGTGGACCATGGCTGTGCCCATATCTGTGCCAATGTGGCAGGGGTACCAGGCTACGAGTGTCGCTGCCGGCTTGGGTATGAACTCAACGAGGACGAGAGGACGTGCCGAA GAATAGATTACTGTGACCTGGGGAACCATGGCTGTCAGCATGACTGTGTCAGCTCTTCCGAGTCTTACATCTGTAGATGCACGAGGGGCTATGTTCTCAACCTCGATGGCAAGACCTGCAGCA AGAttgaccactgtgctcttggcgACCATGGGTGTGAACATGAGTGTGTGAACACTGAAGATTCATTTTTCTGTAACTGCCATGAAGGCTACATACTCAGACCTGATAATAAAACCTGCAAAA AGGCAGTGTGTGGAGATGGAGTGATGGATCTGGTATTTGTAATTGACGGCTCTAAGAGCCTGGGACCGGCCAACTTTGAGCTGGTCAAGCAGTTTGTGAATGGCATCGTGGACTCTCTGGACGTGTCCGGCACGGGCACCCACGTGGGGCTGCTGCAGTACTCCAGTAAGGTCCGCACAGAGTTCATCCTGGGTCAGTATACCTCAGGCCGGGACATCAACAGGGCCGTGTCGCGGATGCAGTACATGGGCAGAGGATCCATGACGGGTGCTGCACTGCGTCACATGTTTGAGTACAGCTTCTCTGCCAAGGAGGGGGCCAGGCCCGACATACCACGGGTCAGCATCGTGTTCACCGACGGACGATCCCAGGATGATGTGTCGAAATGGGCCACTAAGGCAAAGGATACTG GTATCACGATATATGCACTTGGTGTTGGTAAAGCCATCGAAGAGGAGCTCAGGGAAATTGCTTCCGAGCCAGATGATAAGCATTTGTACTATGCTGAAGATTTTAGCAGCATGGGAGAAATTACAGACAAATTGAAGTCACGGATATGTAAAG AGAAACCCTCCCCTCAAGATATGTGTAAGTGTGAGAACGTGATGCTCTTCCAGAGGCAGGTCAACGAACAGCTTAGGAGACTGACCCAGAATA TTGATGTTGTGTCAAAAAGGATGGAGACCCTTGAGAATCAGCTTGGACACGAATGA
- the LOC111964944 gene encoding matrilin-2 isoform X4: MAVWCRTSSPSTPTAERTVVFKADVERAVKAMDHLATGTMTGLAIQYTMETAFTEPEGARPADMHIPRIAMIVTDGRPQDMVEEVAAQARQAGIQIFAIGVGRVDMNTLRAIGSEPHSEHVYLVANFSQIETLTSVFQSNLCGGTDLCSVMDHQCDHLCVSAPASYMCRCRKGYTLNSDGKTCRAEDLCDVVDHGCAHICANVAGVPGYECRCRLGYELNEDERTCRRIDYCDLGNHGCQHDCVSSSESYICRCTRGYVLNLDGKTCSKIDHCALGDHGCEHECVNTEDSFFCNCHEGYILRPDNKTCKKLDPCSLGNHGCEHDCVNTEDSFVCRCREGYKLRPDNRTCKKAVCGDGVMDLVFVIDGSKSLGPANFELVKQFVNGIVDSLDVSGTGTHVGLLQYSSKVRTEFILGQYTSGRDINRAVSRMQYMGRGSMTGAALRHMFEYSFSAKEGARPDIPRVSIVFTDGRSQDDVSKWATKAKDTGITIYALGVGKAIEEELREIASEPDDKHLYYAEDFSSMGEITDKLKSRICKEKPSPQDMCKCENVMLFQRQVNEQLRRLTQNIDVVSKRMETLENQLGHE; encoded by the exons ATGGCAGTGTGGTGCAGAACGAGTTCTCCCTCAACACCTACAGCAGAAAG AACTGTTGTATTCAAGGCAGATGTGGAGCGGGCGGTGAAGGCCATGGACCACCTGGCCACCGGCACCATGACCGGCCTGGCTATCCAGTACACCATGGAGACGGCCTTCACCGAGCCAGAGGGCGCCCGGCCCGCCGACATGCACATCCCCCGCATCGCCATGATTGTAACGGACGGGCGCCCCCAGGACATGGTGGAGGAGGTGGCGGCACAGGCCCGGCAGGCGGGCATCCAGATCTTCGCCATCGGAGTGGGCAGGGTGGATATGAACACGCTGCGGGCCATCGGGAGTGAGCCCCACTCGGAGCATGTGTACCTGGTGGCCAACTTCAGCCAGATAGAGACCCTCACCTCCGTCTTCCAGTCCAATCTGTGTGGAG GTACAGACCTGTGCTCTGTGATGGACCATCAGTGTGATCACCTCTGTGTGAGCGCCCCAGCCTCCTATATGTGCCGGTGTAGAAAGGGTTACACCCTTAACTCTGATGGCAAGACCTGCCGCG CGGAAGACCTGTGTGATGTGGTGGACCATGGCTGTGCCCATATCTGTGCCAATGTGGCAGGGGTACCAGGCTACGAGTGTCGCTGCCGGCTTGGGTATGAACTCAACGAGGACGAGAGGACGTGCCGAA GAATAGATTACTGTGACCTGGGGAACCATGGCTGTCAGCATGACTGTGTCAGCTCTTCCGAGTCTTACATCTGTAGATGCACGAGGGGCTATGTTCTCAACCTCGATGGCAAGACCTGCAGCA AGAttgaccactgtgctcttggcgACCATGGGTGTGAACATGAGTGTGTGAACACTGAAGATTCATTTTTCTGTAACTGCCATGAAGGCTACATACTCAGACCTGATAATAAAACCTGCAAAA AGCTTGATCCATGTTCCCTTGGTAACCATGGGTGTGAGCATGACTGTGTGAACACTGAAGATTCATTTGTGTGTAGATGTCGAGAAGGCTACAAACTCAGACCTGATAACAGAACCTGCAAGA AGGCAGTGTGTGGAGATGGAGTGATGGATCTGGTATTTGTAATTGACGGCTCTAAGAGCCTGGGACCGGCCAACTTTGAGCTGGTCAAGCAGTTTGTGAATGGCATCGTGGACTCTCTGGACGTGTCCGGCACGGGCACCCACGTGGGGCTGCTGCAGTACTCCAGTAAGGTCCGCACAGAGTTCATCCTGGGTCAGTATACCTCAGGCCGGGACATCAACAGGGCCGTGTCGCGGATGCAGTACATGGGCAGAGGATCCATGACGGGTGCTGCACTGCGTCACATGTTTGAGTACAGCTTCTCTGCCAAGGAGGGGGCCAGGCCCGACATACCACGGGTCAGCATCGTGTTCACCGACGGACGATCCCAGGATGATGTGTCGAAATGGGCCACTAAGGCAAAGGATACTG GTATCACGATATATGCACTTGGTGTTGGTAAAGCCATCGAAGAGGAGCTCAGGGAAATTGCTTCCGAGCCAGATGATAAGCATTTGTACTATGCTGAAGATTTTAGCAGCATGGGAGAAATTACAGACAAATTGAAGTCACGGATATGTAAAG AGAAACCCTCCCCTCAAGATATGTGTAAGTGTGAGAACGTGATGCTCTTCCAGAGGCAGGTCAACGAACAGCTTAGGAGACTGACCCAGAATA TTGATGTTGTGTCAAAAAGGATGGAGACCCTTGAGAATCAGCTTGGACACGAATGA
- the LOC111964943 gene encoding E3 ubiquitin-protein ligase rnf146, translating into MASCGEVDHSVSSLPSSKKGSGDSACSGSSGSSPALAVPECAICLQSCVHPVQLPCRHVFCFLCVKGASWQSKRCALCRQEVPEDFLEHPTLLSPXELKTGGRXAXGDNAWYYEGRNGWWQYDERTSRELEDAFSKGKKTAEMLIAGFLYVADLENMVQYRRNEHGRRRKIKRDIVDIPKKGVAGLRLDTEGGTQGSAAAGRGNSADGADTSASSLQQAAAAPAAFTVLSAPARPPTSLGGQPGSPTSPSLEDTLALLHISPTDAPERAEVGEGEEGEEEATATPSMSSGPNTSVDGSGDWSDDEEEEGDGEAVEPREQRLRLGESPEDRSPPGAEASSSSVRSRRPDGQCTEV; encoded by the coding sequence ATGGCTAGCTGCGGTGAGGTTGACCACTCTGTGAGCTCGCTCCCATCCAGTAAGAAGGGGAGTGGTGATTCTGCCTGCTCTGGTTCCAGTGGCTCATCACCTGCCCTGGCTGTCCCAGAGTGTGCCATCTGCCTGCAGAGCTGTGTCCACCCTGTCCAGCTACCCTGCCGCCACGTCttctgtttcctgtgtgtgaAAGGGGCGTCCTGGCAGAGCAAGCGCTGTGCTCTCTGTAGACAGGAGGTTCCCGAGGACTTCCTGGAGCACCCCACTCTGCTGTCCCCCGAMGAGCTTAAGACCGGAGGGCGGGSTGCCRCAGGGGACAAYGCCTGGTACTATGAGGGGAGRAACGGCTGGTGGCAGTATGAYGAGAGGACCAGCCGTGAGCTGGAAGACGCTTTCTCCAAGGGCAAGAAGACAGCTGAGATGCTGATAGCCGGGTTCCTGTACGTGGCCGACCTGGAGAACATGGTGCAGTACCGGCGCAATGAGCACGGCCGCCGCCGCAAGATAAAACGGGACATTGTGGACATTCCCAAGAAAGGGGTGGCGGGCCTCCGTCTGGACACCGAGGGCGGCACGCAGGGGTCCGCTGCGGCAGGGAGAGGGAACTCTGCAGACGGGGCTGATACTTCAGCATCCTCACTGCAGCAGGCTGCAGCAGCTCCAGCTGCTTTCACAGTCCTGTCTGCTCCTGCCAGGCCTCCCACCTCTCTGGGGGGCCAGCCTGGCAGCCCCACCAGCCCCTCCCTGGAAGACACCCTGGCCCTGCTCCACATCAGCCCCACAGATGCGCCGGAGAGGGCTGAGGtcggggagggagaggagggggaagaggaggccACCGCCACACCCTCCATGTCATCTGGTCCTAACACCTCTGTGGATGGGTCTGGGGACTGGAGCgacgatgaggaggaggaaggggatgggGAGGCAGTGGAGCCCCGGGAGCAGAGACTGCGTTTGGGGGAGAGCCCAGAGGACAGGTCCCCCCCTGGGGCTGAGGCCTCCAGCAGCAGTGTGAGGTCGCGAAGGCCTGACGGCCAGTGTACTGAGGTGTGA
- the LOC111964944 gene encoding matrilin-2 isoform X1 gives MRSLTLGLFCLLCCDAVRVDHRDRRRSRPSALSTGRNDSAAQSNSVESLCKGKPLDFVFIIDSSRSVRPSDYEKVKIFITNILAFLDVGPEATRIGLLQYGSVVQNEFSLNTYSRKADVERAVKAMDHLATGTMTGLAIQYTMETAFTEPEGARPADMHIPRIAMIVTDGRPQDMVEEVAAQARQAGIQIFAIGVGRVDMNTLRAIGSEPHSEHVYLVANFSQIETLTSVFQSNLCGGTDLCSVMDHQCDHLCVSAPASYMCRCRKGYTLNSDGKTCRAEDLCDVVDHGCAHICANVAGVPGYECRCRLGYELNEDERTCRRIDYCDLGNHGCQHDCVSSSESYICRCTRGYVLNLDGKTCSKIDHCALGDHGCEHECVNTEDSFFCNCHEGYILRPDNKTCKKLDPCSLGNHGCEHDCVNTEDSFVCRCREGYKLRPDNRTCKKAVCGDGVMDLVFVIDGSKSLGPANFELVKQFVNGIVDSLDVSGTGTHVGLLQYSSKVRTEFILGQYTSGRDINRAVSRMQYMGRGSMTGAALRHMFEYSFSAKEGARPDIPRVSIVFTDGRSQDDVSKWATKAKDTGITIYALGVGKAIEEELREIASEPDDKHLYYAEDFSSMGEITDKLKSRICKEKPSPQDMCKCENVMLFQRQVNEQLRRLTQNIDVVSKRMETLENQLGHE, from the exons ATGAGGTCTCTGACCCTTGGGCTCTTTTGCCTGCTCTGCTGCGATGCAGTCCGAGTGGACCACAGAGACAGACGTCGTTCCAGACCATCCGCCCTGTCCACAGGACGCAATGACTCGGCCGCCCAGTCCAACTCAGTGG AGAGCCTGTGTAAAGGGAAGCCCCTGGATTTTGTGTTCATAATCGATAGCTCCCGCAGCGTGCGTCCCAGCGACTACGAAAAGGTCAAGATCTTCATCACCAACATCCTGGCCTTCCTGGACGTGGGGCCGGAGGCGACGCGCATCGGGCTGCTGCAGTATGGCAGTGTGGTGCAGAACGAGTTCTCCCTCAACACCTACAGCAGAAAG GCAGATGTGGAGCGGGCGGTGAAGGCCATGGACCACCTGGCCACCGGCACCATGACCGGCCTGGCTATCCAGTACACCATGGAGACGGCCTTCACCGAGCCAGAGGGCGCCCGGCCCGCCGACATGCACATCCCCCGCATCGCCATGATTGTAACGGACGGGCGCCCCCAGGACATGGTGGAGGAGGTGGCGGCACAGGCCCGGCAGGCGGGCATCCAGATCTTCGCCATCGGAGTGGGCAGGGTGGATATGAACACGCTGCGGGCCATCGGGAGTGAGCCCCACTCGGAGCATGTGTACCTGGTGGCCAACTTCAGCCAGATAGAGACCCTCACCTCCGTCTTCCAGTCCAATCTGTGTGGAG GTACAGACCTGTGCTCTGTGATGGACCATCAGTGTGATCACCTCTGTGTGAGCGCCCCAGCCTCCTATATGTGCCGGTGTAGAAAGGGTTACACCCTTAACTCTGATGGCAAGACCTGCCGCG CGGAAGACCTGTGTGATGTGGTGGACCATGGCTGTGCCCATATCTGTGCCAATGTGGCAGGGGTACCAGGCTACGAGTGTCGCTGCCGGCTTGGGTATGAACTCAACGAGGACGAGAGGACGTGCCGAA GAATAGATTACTGTGACCTGGGGAACCATGGCTGTCAGCATGACTGTGTCAGCTCTTCCGAGTCTTACATCTGTAGATGCACGAGGGGCTATGTTCTCAACCTCGATGGCAAGACCTGCAGCA AGAttgaccactgtgctcttggcgACCATGGGTGTGAACATGAGTGTGTGAACACTGAAGATTCATTTTTCTGTAACTGCCATGAAGGCTACATACTCAGACCTGATAATAAAACCTGCAAAA AGCTTGATCCATGTTCCCTTGGTAACCATGGGTGTGAGCATGACTGTGTGAACACTGAAGATTCATTTGTGTGTAGATGTCGAGAAGGCTACAAACTCAGACCTGATAACAGAACCTGCAAGA AGGCAGTGTGTGGAGATGGAGTGATGGATCTGGTATTTGTAATTGACGGCTCTAAGAGCCTGGGACCGGCCAACTTTGAGCTGGTCAAGCAGTTTGTGAATGGCATCGTGGACTCTCTGGACGTGTCCGGCACGGGCACCCACGTGGGGCTGCTGCAGTACTCCAGTAAGGTCCGCACAGAGTTCATCCTGGGTCAGTATACCTCAGGCCGGGACATCAACAGGGCCGTGTCGCGGATGCAGTACATGGGCAGAGGATCCATGACGGGTGCTGCACTGCGTCACATGTTTGAGTACAGCTTCTCTGCCAAGGAGGGGGCCAGGCCCGACATACCACGGGTCAGCATCGTGTTCACCGACGGACGATCCCAGGATGATGTGTCGAAATGGGCCACTAAGGCAAAGGATACTG GTATCACGATATATGCACTTGGTGTTGGTAAAGCCATCGAAGAGGAGCTCAGGGAAATTGCTTCCGAGCCAGATGATAAGCATTTGTACTATGCTGAAGATTTTAGCAGCATGGGAGAAATTACAGACAAATTGAAGTCACGGATATGTAAAG AGAAACCCTCCCCTCAAGATATGTGTAAGTGTGAGAACGTGATGCTCTTCCAGAGGCAGGTCAACGAACAGCTTAGGAGACTGACCCAGAATA TTGATGTTGTGTCAAAAAGGATGGAGACCCTTGAGAATCAGCTTGGACACGAATGA